GTTCTTTGGCTGCCGCAGCTTTGCTGATCTTCGAAACCGGCTGCGCTGAATTGGTCAGCACTGAAACCTGCTCGCCTTTGATCTGAATGAATCCGCCTTCGATGAAATACGATTCGCTCTGACCGTCGATGCCGCTTAGCTTCAGTTCCCCAACGCCAAGGCGCCCCACCAACGGGGCTCGCCCGGGATAGACTCCCGCACTACCGTCGAACATGGGAACTCGGATCGACGCCACAGGGCGGTCGAACAAAGTTTTCTCCGGGGTGACTAATACTAAGCGAAGGTCTAACACGATGGATTCTTTCGTAGACCGACCTCTCCGAGTCGATCCATTCCGTTATCTTGTTTTCTAATCGGCCAACAACTCTTGCTGATTAGATTGCTCTGCTTCAGCAACACATTCCGAAAACCTTGCCACTCGCTCAACTCGGAGAGATCGAGCGGTGACTATTTTTCAGCAGCCGCCTGCATTTGCTTGTACTGTTCTTCCGCTTCTTCAATCGCACCCACGTACATGAATGCCGATTCCGGAAGGTGGTCCCATTTACCGTCGCACAGTTCTTCGAAGCTGCGAATCGTATCATCCAGAGACGTGATCTTACCCGGTTTGCCGGTGAAGACTTCTGCCACAAGGAAGGGCTGAGACAGGAAGCGTTCGATTCGGCGAGCACGATGAACGACAAGTTTGTCGTCTTCGCTTAATTCGTCAACACCCAGAATCGCGATGATGTCCTGAAGTTCGCGGTAACGTTGCAAAGTCTGCTGCACGCGACGAGCCACGTTGTAGTGGCGTTCGCCGACGTACTGCGGGTCCAGAATTCGACTGGACGATGCCAATGGGTCGATCGCCGGGTAGATACCCTTTTCCGAAATCTTTCGTTCCAGGTAGATGAACGCGTCCAAGTGAGAAAACGCAGTCGCTGGAGCTGGGTCAGTTGGGTCGTCCGCAGGAACGTAGACCGCCTGAACAGACGTGATCGCTCCCTTTTTGGTCGACGTAATTCGTTCCTGAAGTTCGCCAAGCTCAGTTCCCAGTGTCGGCTGATAGCCTACAGCCGATGGCATACGTCCCAGCAACGCCGATACTTCAGAACCCGCCTGGCTGAAGCGGAAAATGTTGTCGACGAACAACAGCGTGTCAGCACCCGTTGCATCACGGAACCATTCAGCCATTGTCAACGCTGACAGAGCAACTCGCAGACGAGCACCCGGTGGTTCGTTCATCTGGCCGAACACCATGCAGGTCTGTTCGATGACCGACCGGCCGGTGTCACCGATCTTGGCTTCCTGCATTTCCAGCCAAAGGTCATTTCCTTCGCGTGTTCGCTCGCCGACTCCTGCGAATACTGAATAACCACCGTGAGCACTCGCGATACGAGCGATCATTTCCGTCAGAATTACTGTCTTGCCCAGACCGGCTCCGCCGAACAGTCCCGCCTTACCACCTCGAACAAACGGTGTCAGCAGGTCGACAACTTTGATGCCTGTTTCGAACAATTCGGTCTTGGCCGAAAGGTCTTCCAACTTGGGAGGATGACGGTGGATAGCCCACTTTTCGTCGTGCTCAACATCGCCGCGACCATCAATGGCGTCGCCGGTGACGTTGAAGACTCGACCCAGCGTCCCTTTTCCAACGGGAACAGACAAAGGCCCGCCAGTGTCGGTCACGGTCATGCCGCGAACCATGCCTTCGGTGCTACCCAGGGCAACGCAGCGAACTTTGCCGCCACCGAGGTGCTGCTGCACTTCGCCGGTCACGCTGATTTCAATGCCGTTGGTCGTTTCGGTGACCTTCAAGGCATTGTAGATCGCGGGAAGGTTTTCTTCCGGAAACTCGGCGTCAAAGGTAGAGCCGATGACCTGACTGACTTTGCCTGTATTTGAATCGCTCATTTTTGATTTCCCTGGCTTACGCTTCGGGTTAATGCTTTGTAGGCCGGACAAACGAAGTGCAGTTCCGGCAATGTTGTAAGGGTGCCGGAACGTCGCTGCGCGAGGTCCGGCCTACGTTTGCTTTGCTTACTCCAACGCCGCGGCCCCGCCGATGATTTCGGCAAGCTCCGACGTGATGCCCGCCTGGCGAGCTCGGTTGTATTGCTGTTTCAGATCGCCCGCCATCTCGTCCGCGTTCTCGGTGGCTCCCTTCATCGCAACCATTCGAGCAATCTGCTCGCTGACCGCGGCGTCGAGGAAGCACTTGAACAACTTGGCTCGAAAAGCGGCCGGAACGATCTCTTCCAAAATTTCCTGTGGAGAAGGCTGGAAGTCGTAGTCCACCGCACCAGCGCCCGCCGACTCACCTTCATCCGTGTCACCAGACAGGCTGGAGAGCGGCAGAATTGACTCCACAATGGCATGCTGCCGCGAAATCGATTCAAAAGAGGTGTACGAAACGTCCAGACGATCGATGCGACCAGCGATGTAGTCTTCGACGTAGCGAGTTCCCAGTTCATCGACTTCAGCAAACGTAGGAGCGTCTTCGAAGTGCGTGTAACTTTGGTCCATCGCAATTTTCTGGAAGTTCAGGAACTTGATTCCTCGCTTACCGCTGACTTCCAGCGAGTAATCAATCCCGTCTTCCTTCAACTGCTTAATGTGCTTCAACGTGTTGCGAAGCACGGCTCCGTTGTAGCCGCCGCACAGACCTCGATTAGAAGTCAGCACGAGCAACACGGACTTCTTGGTTTCCGAACGTTTCTCAAGCAGCGGGTGTGAGAACTTCAGATCCGCCGAGCCAAGATCACCCACGATTTCGGAGATCTTTCGGGTATAAGCGGCCGCTTCGGTGGCGCGGTCCATGGCTTTCTTGAAACGGCTGGTCGCAATCAGTTCCATCGTCCGCGTAATCTTGCGGATGTTGCGAACGGATTTCAGCCGTTTGATAAGTAAGCGTGCGTTGGCCATGAGATATTCCGTAGACCGACCACTCCGAGTCGGTCCCGTTCAGCTTTCAATTCTCTGAACGCGGACGAATCATCGTTCCGCGCGTTCTTTGTGTTCGTCACCGTTGACTGCGACTATCGTGCACACCGCGATTGCTCAGTTCGGAGAAACCGAGCTACGCTGCTGTCGCACTTGCCAGTCTTGCTTTGAATGCGTCCAGCGCGCTTTTCAGCATGCCTTCAACTTCTTCAGTTAACGCAGCCTCTTCAATTAGCTTGTCACGCATATCGGCGTGCTCAGTGACCATGAATTCCAGCATGTCTTTTTCAGTCTGCTGGACCTCAGGAATGGGCACCTTGTCGAAGTAACCCTTGGCTCCTGCGTAAATCACGATCACCTGATCGGCAACGTGCAATGGTGCGTACTGTGGCTGCTTTAGCAGTTCCACCATACGGTAACCACGATCAAGCTGCT
This DNA window, taken from Fuerstiella marisgermanici, encodes the following:
- the atpC gene encoding ATP synthase F1 subunit epsilon; this encodes MLDLRLVLVTPEKTLFDRPVASIRVPMFDGSAGVYPGRAPLVGRLGVGELKLSGIDGQSESYFIEGGFIQIKGEQVSVLTNSAQPVSKISKAAAAKELAEANAEKATSDEEMEVLRRKLDRARKLVNLASVE
- the atpD gene encoding F0F1 ATP synthase subunit beta; translated protein: MSDSNTGKVSQVIGSTFDAEFPEENLPAIYNALKVTETTNGIEISVTGEVQQHLGGGKVRCVALGSTEGMVRGMTVTDTGGPLSVPVGKGTLGRVFNVTGDAIDGRGDVEHDEKWAIHRHPPKLEDLSAKTELFETGIKVVDLLTPFVRGGKAGLFGGAGLGKTVILTEMIARIASAHGGYSVFAGVGERTREGNDLWLEMQEAKIGDTGRSVIEQTCMVFGQMNEPPGARLRVALSALTMAEWFRDATGADTLLFVDNIFRFSQAGSEVSALLGRMPSAVGYQPTLGTELGELQERITSTKKGAITSVQAVYVPADDPTDPAPATAFSHLDAFIYLERKISEKGIYPAIDPLASSSRILDPQYVGERHYNVARRVQQTLQRYRELQDIIAILGVDELSEDDKLVVHRARRIERFLSQPFLVAEVFTGKPGKITSLDDTIRSFEELCDGKWDHLPESAFMYVGAIEEAEEQYKQMQAAAEK
- the atpG gene encoding ATP synthase F1 subunit gamma yields the protein MANARLLIKRLKSVRNIRKITRTMELIATSRFKKAMDRATEAAAYTRKISEIVGDLGSADLKFSHPLLEKRSETKKSVLLVLTSNRGLCGGYNGAVLRNTLKHIKQLKEDGIDYSLEVSGKRGIKFLNFQKIAMDQSYTHFEDAPTFAEVDELGTRYVEDYIAGRIDRLDVSYTSFESISRQHAIVESILPLSSLSGDTDEGESAGAGAVDYDFQPSPQEILEEIVPAAFRAKLFKCFLDAAVSEQIARMVAMKGATENADEMAGDLKQQYNRARQAGITSELAEIIGGAAALE